GTCCTTGTCTATGTCCAATGAACGAATAAAATCCCAAATACAGTTTCAAATACAGCAGATTGATAAATTATTGAAAATGTATAGCCAGTTATTGAAAGAATGCAGGGAAAAAGAACCTGACCTAGTGGAGATTACAGCAATAGCTTCTGTGCTCCACTCTTTTTATAATGGGCTAGAAAATATTTTCGAGATTATTGCTAAAAGAATAGACAACGGTATTATCCAGGGTGAAAAATGGCATAAAAGGCTGTTGTCAGAAATGGTAAGC
The Capillibacterium thermochitinicola genome window above contains:
- a CDS encoding ribonuclease toxin HepT-like protein — protein: MSNERIKSQIQFQIQQIDKLLKMYSQLLKECREKEPDLVEITAIASVLHSFYNGLENIFEIIAKRIDNGIIQGEKWHKRLLSEMVSKNDKRSAVITNDLKDKLIEYMGFRHFFRHSYSFFLDWDELKKLVLPLEEVWKQAKEEIEVFLNSIDKN